The Brassica oleracea var. oleracea cultivar TO1000 chromosome C6, BOL, whole genome shotgun sequence genome includes a region encoding these proteins:
- the LOC106296574 gene encoding quinone oxidoreductase-like protein 2 homolog, whose product MEALVCRKLGDPTAMEPGSTESPVEVSKTYPIPPLTSDTAVRVKVTATSLNFANYLQILGKYQEKPPLPFIPGSDYSGIVDAIGPSVTKFSVGDRVCSFAALGSYAQFIVADQSLLFLVPEGCDMIAAAALPVAFGTSHVALVHRAGLTSGQVLMVLGAAGGVGLAAVQIGKICGAIVIAVARGSEKVQLLKSMGVDHVVDLGSENVITSVKEFVKTRKLKGVDVLYDPVGGKLTKDSMKVLNWGAQILVIGFASGEVPLIPANIALVKNWTVHGLYWGSYKIHQPNVLDDSIRELLSWLARGLITIHISHTYSLSQSNLAFGAIKDRKAIGKVMIALDHKATLSSKL is encoded by the exons ATGGAGGCTTTGGTTTGCCGGAAACTAGGAGATCCGACGGCGATGGAACCAGGGAGTACAGAATCTCCGGTGGAAGTGAGCAAAACCTACCCGATCCCGCCTCTGACCTCCGATACAGCGGTGAGAGTCAAGGTCACAGCAACGAGCTTGAACTTCGCGAATTACCTTCAGATTCTCGGAAAGTACCAGGAGAAACCTCCGTTGCCTTTCATCCCCGGCTCCGACTACTCCGGAATCGTCGACGCCATCGGTCCATCCGTCACCAAATTCAGCGTCGGTGATCGAGTTTGCTCCTTCGCCGCCCTCGGTTCCTACGCTCAGTTCATCGTCGCCGACCAGTCTCTCCT GTTCCTTGTACCGGAAGGATGCGACATGATCGCTGCAGCTGCACTTCCCGTTGCGTTTGGGACTTCTCATGTTGCTCTTGTCCATAGAGCTGGTTTAACCTCTGGTCAG GTCTTGATGGTTCTTGGCGCTGCTGGTGGCGTTGGTCTTGCAGCTGTTCAAATCGGGAAGATCTGTGGAGCCATTGTCATTGCAGTTGCTAG AGGGAGTGAGAAGGTTCAGCTGTTGAAGTCAATGGGAGTGGATCATGTTGTTGATTTAGGCAGTGAGAATGTTATTACTAGCGTCAAAGAGTTCGTCAAGACAAGAAAGCTGAAAGGAGTTGATGTTCTGTATGATCCTGTAGGAGGGAAACTCACCAAGGACTCCATGAAAGTTCTCAACTGGGGAGCTCAGATTCTTGTGATTGGTTTCGCAAGCGGTGAAGTACCTCTGATTCCTGCTAATATAGCACTTGTGAAG AACTGGACCGTTCATGGTCTATATTGGGGCAGCTACAAAATCCACCAACCCAATGTTCTCGATGATTCCATCAGAGAGTTACTGTCATGGCTTGCTAGAGGATTGATCACCATTCACATCTCTCATACCTATAGTCTCTCCCAG TCCAATCTCGCTTTTGGGGCCATCAAAGACAGGAAGGCAATTGGAAAAGTGATGATTGCTCTCGACCACAAGGCCACCCTCTCTTCAAAACTATAG
- the LOC106296575 gene encoding putative thioredoxin H10 has translation MGNRCARTPCCRKLWSCICCSSNKDEAQARSQHGPKGKVHPVTKIEKWEEKITEANNNGMILVVYFSAPWCVPCKKIEPVFKKLASRYPSMIFVTIDVEELAEFSDEWNVEATPTIVFLKDGRQMDKLVGAETSELQKKTAAAADLLLKKP, from the exons ATGGGAAACCGCTGTGCAAGAACTCCTTGTTGTAGAAAG TTATGGTCATGTATATGCTGCAGCAGCAACAAGGACGAGGCTCAAGCCAGAAGCCAACATGGGCCCAAAGGAAAGGTCCATCCGGTCACCAAAATCGAGAAATGGGAAGAAAAGATCACAGAAGCTAACAACAATGGCATGATT CTTGTGGTGTACTTCAGCGCACCGTGGTGTGTACCTTGTAAAAAGATAGAACCAGTATTCAAAAAACTTGCTTCTAGATACCCTTCAATGATATTTGTAACCATTGATGTCGAAGAACTCGCT GAGTTTAGTGATGAATGGAATGTAGAAGCTACACCAACTATAGTGTTCCTTAAAGATGGGAGGCAAATGGATAAACTTGTTGGTGCTGAAACCTCAGAGCTTCAGAAGAAAACAGCTGCAGCTGCTGATCTCTTACTCAAAAAACCATAA